A stretch of Gallus gallus isolate bGalGal1 chromosome 2, bGalGal1.mat.broiler.GRCg7b, whole genome shotgun sequence DNA encodes these proteins:
- the GNAL gene encoding guanine nucleotide-binding protein G(olf) subunit alpha isoform X3, with the protein MFDVGGQRDERRKWIQCFNDVTAIIFVVACSSYNMVIREDNNTNRLRESLDLFKSIWNNRWLRTISIILFLNKQDMLAEKVLAGKSKIEDYFPEYAHYTVPEDATPDAGEDPKVTRAKFFIRDEFLRISTASGDGRHYCYPHFTCAVDTENIRRVFNDCRDIIQRMHLRQYELL; encoded by the exons ATGTTTGATGTAGGTGGCCAAAGagatgagagaagaaaatggatCCAATGCTTTAACG ATGTCACGGCTATAATCTTTGTTGTGGCTTGCAGCAGCTACAACATGGTAATAAGGGAAGACAATAACACAAACAGACTACGGGAATCCCTGGACCTTTTCAAAAGTATCTGGAATAACAG GTGGTTACGGACCATTTCTATCATTTTGTTCTTGAATAAACAGGACATGCTGGCTGAAAAAGTCTTGGCAGGGAAATCAAAAATTGAAGATTACTTTCCTGAATACGCGCATTACACTGTACCTGAGGATG CAACACCAGATGCGGGAGAAGACCCCAAAGTCACAAGAGCCAAGTTCTTCATCCGGGATGAGTTCTTA AGGATAAGTACGGCGAGCGGAGACGGCCGGCACTACTGCTACCCGCACTTCACGTGCGCCGTGGACACAGAGAACATCCGCAGAGTGTTCAACGACTGCAGGGACATCATCCAGAGGATGCACCTCCGCCAGTACGAACTCTTGTGA
- the GNAL gene encoding guanine nucleotide-binding protein G(olf) subunit alpha isoform X2 has product MDDYTPTDQDLLRCRVLTSGIFETRFQVDKVNFHMFDVGGQRDERRKWIQCFNDVTAIIFVVACSSYNMVIREDNNTNRLRESLDLFKSIWNNRWLRTISIILFLNKQDMLAEKVLAGKSKIEDYFPEYAHYTVPEDATPDAGEDPKVTRAKFFIRDEFLRISTASGDGRHYCYPHFTCAVDTENIRRVFNDCRDIIQRMHLRQYELL; this is encoded by the exons ATGGATGACTACACCCCCACAGATCAG GACCTATTACGATGCAGAGTTTTGACATCAGGGATTTTTGAAACGAGGTTTCAAGTAGATAAAGTAAATTTCCA CATGTTTGATGTAGGTGGCCAAAGagatgagagaagaaaatggatCCAATGCTTTAACG ATGTCACGGCTATAATCTTTGTTGTGGCTTGCAGCAGCTACAACATGGTAATAAGGGAAGACAATAACACAAACAGACTACGGGAATCCCTGGACCTTTTCAAAAGTATCTGGAATAACAG GTGGTTACGGACCATTTCTATCATTTTGTTCTTGAATAAACAGGACATGCTGGCTGAAAAAGTCTTGGCAGGGAAATCAAAAATTGAAGATTACTTTCCTGAATACGCGCATTACACTGTACCTGAGGATG CAACACCAGATGCGGGAGAAGACCCCAAAGTCACAAGAGCCAAGTTCTTCATCCGGGATGAGTTCTTA AGGATAAGTACGGCGAGCGGAGACGGCCGGCACTACTGCTACCCGCACTTCACGTGCGCCGTGGACACAGAGAACATCCGCAGAGTGTTCAACGACTGCAGGGACATCATCCAGAGGATGCACCTCCGCCAGTACGAACTCTTGTGA
- the MPPE1 gene encoding metallophosphoesterase 1 isoform X1, with product MLSPSLTIVKNLPLKKRICFLLKLVCFVSSVLIFCEFFIYYLVIFQCRWPDVKRDAHTGNEETPASVLKAMFLADTHLLGEIKGHWLDKLRREWQMERSFQTALWLLQPDIVFILGDVFDEGKWDSPQAWADDVRRFQKMFKYPVTTELVVIVGNHDIGFHYEMTTYKVHRFEKVFNFTSGKLITRKGTNFVLVNSVAMEGDGCTLCRTAEAKLVALSHRLNCSLQEPNHPQKRCSDAEKPPASQPILLQHYPLYRKSDAECSGEDAAPPEEKNIPFKEKYDVLSQEASQKLLWWFRPRLILSGHTHSACQVLHTGGIPEISIPSFSWRNRNNPSFIMGSITPTDFSLHKCFLPRESRVFAIYWAAGALLVVLVLAHFQLLTPPFYFAQRLISKHKAA from the exons ATGCTGAGTCCCAGCTTGACCATTGTGAAGAACCTTCCTTTGAAGAAGAGGATCTGTTTCCTGCTGAAACTCGTGTGCTTTGTCAGCTCCGTGCTAATATTttgtgaatttttcatttattacttGGTAATTTTCCAGTGTCGATGGCCGGATGTGAAACGTGACGCTCACACAGGTAACGAAGAGACTCCAGCTTCAGTTCTGAAGGCCATGTTTTTAGCTGATACTCATCTGCTTGGGGAAATCAAAGGACATTGGCTGGATAAACTACGAAG GGAATGGCAAATGGAGAGATCTTTCCAAACTGCTTTGTGGTTACTGCAGCCAgatattgtttttattctggGAGATGTCTTTGATGAAGGAAAATGGGACTCGCCTCAG GCGTGGGCTGATGATGTCAGgagatttcagaaaatgttcaaGTATCCAGTTACTACTGAGCTGGTGGTTATTGTTGGGAATCATGACATCGGCTTTCATTATGA AATGACCACTTATAAGGTACATCGATTTGAAAAAGTTTTCAACTTTACTTCAGGAAAGCTAATAACTCGAAAAGGAACAAA CTTTGTCCTCGTGAACAGCGTGGCCATGGAGGGCGATGGCTGCACCCTGTGCCGCACTGCGGAGGCGAAGCTTGTGGCGCTTTCTCACAGACTGAACTGCTCTCTGCAG GAACCAAACCATCCCCAGAAGAGGTGCAGTGATGCAGAAAAGCCTCCAGCTTCACAACCAATCCTTCTGCAG CATTACCCTCTCTATCGGAAAAGTGATGCAGAGTGCAGTGGAGAAGATGCTGCCCCTCCAGAGGAGAAGAACATCCCATTTAAAGAGAAGTACGATGTGCTGTCTCAGGAAGCATCGCAAAAG ctgctgtggtggTTCCGTCCCCGCCTGATTCTCAGCGGGCACACGCACAGTGCCTGCCAAGTGCTGCACACGGGGGGGATCCCGGAGATCAGCATCCCGTCGTTCAGTTGGAGGAATAGAAACAACCCTAGTTTCATCATG gGCAGCATAACACCAACTGACTTCTCCCTCCACAAATGCTTCCTTCCACGTGAGAGCAGAGTCTTCGCTATATACTGGGCAGCAGGAGCCCTGCTCGTTGTCCTGGTGCTAGctcattttcagcttctcactccaccattttattttgctcagCGTTTAATCAGTAAGCATAAAGCAGCATGA
- the MPPE1 gene encoding metallophosphoesterase 1 isoform X3, translating to MLSPSLTIVKNLPLKKRICFLLKLVCFVSSVLIFCEFFIYYLVIFQCRWPDVKRDAHTGNEETPASVLKAMFLADTHLLGEIKGHWLDKLRREWQMERSFQTALWLLQPDIVFILGDVFDEGKWDSPQAWADDVRRFQKMFKYPVTTELVVIVGNHDIGFHYEMTTYKVHRFEKVFNFTSGKLITRKGTNFVLVNSVAMEGDGCTLCRTAEAKLVALSHRLNCSLQEPNHPQKRCSDAEKPPASQPILLQHYPLYRKSDAECSGEDAAPPEEKNIPFKEKYDVLSQEASQKLLWWFRPRLILSGHTHSACQVLHTGGIPEISIPSFSWRNRNNPSFIMCHNVICF from the exons ATGCTGAGTCCCAGCTTGACCATTGTGAAGAACCTTCCTTTGAAGAAGAGGATCTGTTTCCTGCTGAAACTCGTGTGCTTTGTCAGCTCCGTGCTAATATTttgtgaatttttcatttattacttGGTAATTTTCCAGTGTCGATGGCCGGATGTGAAACGTGACGCTCACACAGGTAACGAAGAGACTCCAGCTTCAGTTCTGAAGGCCATGTTTTTAGCTGATACTCATCTGCTTGGGGAAATCAAAGGACATTGGCTGGATAAACTACGAAG GGAATGGCAAATGGAGAGATCTTTCCAAACTGCTTTGTGGTTACTGCAGCCAgatattgtttttattctggGAGATGTCTTTGATGAAGGAAAATGGGACTCGCCTCAG GCGTGGGCTGATGATGTCAGgagatttcagaaaatgttcaaGTATCCAGTTACTACTGAGCTGGTGGTTATTGTTGGGAATCATGACATCGGCTTTCATTATGA AATGACCACTTATAAGGTACATCGATTTGAAAAAGTTTTCAACTTTACTTCAGGAAAGCTAATAACTCGAAAAGGAACAAA CTTTGTCCTCGTGAACAGCGTGGCCATGGAGGGCGATGGCTGCACCCTGTGCCGCACTGCGGAGGCGAAGCTTGTGGCGCTTTCTCACAGACTGAACTGCTCTCTGCAG GAACCAAACCATCCCCAGAAGAGGTGCAGTGATGCAGAAAAGCCTCCAGCTTCACAACCAATCCTTCTGCAG CATTACCCTCTCTATCGGAAAAGTGATGCAGAGTGCAGTGGAGAAGATGCTGCCCCTCCAGAGGAGAAGAACATCCCATTTAAAGAGAAGTACGATGTGCTGTCTCAGGAAGCATCGCAAAAG ctgctgtggtggTTCCGTCCCCGCCTGATTCTCAGCGGGCACACGCACAGTGCCTGCCAAGTGCTGCACACGGGGGGGATCCCGGAGATCAGCATCCCGTCGTTCAGTTGGAGGAATAGAAACAACCCTAGTTTCATCATG TGCCATAATGTGATATGTTTTTGA
- the MPPE1 gene encoding metallophosphoesterase 1 isoform X2 — protein sequence MLSPSLTIVKNLPLKKRICFLLKLVCFVSSVLIFCEFFIYYLVIFQCRWPDVKRDAHTGNEETPASVLKAMFLADTHLLGEIKGHWLDKLRREWQMERSFQTALWLLQPDIVFILGDVFDEGKWDSPQAWADDVRRFQKMFKYPVTTELVVIVGNHDIGFHYEMTTYKVHRFEKVFNFTSGKLITRKGTNFVLVNSVAMEGDGCTLCRTAEAKLVALSHRLNCSLQEPNHPQKRCSDAEKPPASQPILLQHYPLYRKSDAECSGEDAAPPEEKNIPFKEKYDVLSQEASQKLLWWFRPRLILSGHTHSACQVLHTGGIPEISIPSFSWRNRNNPSFIMIYMLVKCHSNAVRRAQLLDLSSSEEKEEKVALR from the exons ATGCTGAGTCCCAGCTTGACCATTGTGAAGAACCTTCCTTTGAAGAAGAGGATCTGTTTCCTGCTGAAACTCGTGTGCTTTGTCAGCTCCGTGCTAATATTttgtgaatttttcatttattacttGGTAATTTTCCAGTGTCGATGGCCGGATGTGAAACGTGACGCTCACACAGGTAACGAAGAGACTCCAGCTTCAGTTCTGAAGGCCATGTTTTTAGCTGATACTCATCTGCTTGGGGAAATCAAAGGACATTGGCTGGATAAACTACGAAG GGAATGGCAAATGGAGAGATCTTTCCAAACTGCTTTGTGGTTACTGCAGCCAgatattgtttttattctggGAGATGTCTTTGATGAAGGAAAATGGGACTCGCCTCAG GCGTGGGCTGATGATGTCAGgagatttcagaaaatgttcaaGTATCCAGTTACTACTGAGCTGGTGGTTATTGTTGGGAATCATGACATCGGCTTTCATTATGA AATGACCACTTATAAGGTACATCGATTTGAAAAAGTTTTCAACTTTACTTCAGGAAAGCTAATAACTCGAAAAGGAACAAA CTTTGTCCTCGTGAACAGCGTGGCCATGGAGGGCGATGGCTGCACCCTGTGCCGCACTGCGGAGGCGAAGCTTGTGGCGCTTTCTCACAGACTGAACTGCTCTCTGCAG GAACCAAACCATCCCCAGAAGAGGTGCAGTGATGCAGAAAAGCCTCCAGCTTCACAACCAATCCTTCTGCAG CATTACCCTCTCTATCGGAAAAGTGATGCAGAGTGCAGTGGAGAAGATGCTGCCCCTCCAGAGGAGAAGAACATCCCATTTAAAGAGAAGTACGATGTGCTGTCTCAGGAAGCATCGCAAAAG ctgctgtggtggTTCCGTCCCCGCCTGATTCTCAGCGGGCACACGCACAGTGCCTGCCAAGTGCTGCACACGGGGGGGATCCCGGAGATCAGCATCCCGTCGTTCAGTTGGAGGAATAGAAACAACCCTAGTTTCATCATG aTCTACATGTTGGTAAAATGCCACTCAAATGCAGTAAGGAGAGCCCAGCTACTAGATCTTTCTTCCTcggaggaaaaagaagaaaaggtagcCCTAAGATGA